Within Streptomyces sp. SS1-1, the genomic segment GGAACCTGTGGACCGCGACCTACGACCACTCCCCCCTCGACGTGGTCGCCTGGCACGGCAACCATGTGCCCTACATCTACGATCTGCGCCGTTTCAATGTGATCGGCACCATCTCCTACGACCACCCCGACCCGTCGATCTTCACCGTGCTGACGTCCCCGTCGGACACCCCCGGCCTGGCGGGCGTCGACTTCGTGGTCTTCGCGCCGCGCTGGCTGGTCGGCGAGGACACCTTCCGGCCGCCGTACTTCCACCGGAACGTGATGAGCGAGTACATGGGGCTCGTCGAGGGTGCCTACGACGCGAAGGCGGAGGGCTTCGTGCCGGGCGGCGGCTCGCTGCACAACATGATGTCCGCGCACGGCCCGGACCGGGAGACGTTCGACCGCGCGAGCGCCGCCGAGCTGAGGCCGCAGAAGATCGACGACGGTCTCGCGTTCATGTTCGAGACCCGCTGGCCGGTGACGCTCACCCCGCAGGCGGCCGGCGCCGAGCACCTGCAGCGGCGGTACGACGACGTCTGGGACGGCCTGGAGCGTCACTTCCGTCCGTTGCGCTGACCGATCCGCGGAAGGTACGGATAGCCCGTGACCCCCTTCGCCCCGGACTCCATCGTCCTGAACCGCAAACTGCCGCTCTGGTACCAGGTGTCGCAGTCGCTGCGCGCCTCCATACTGGGCCGCCGGCCGCAGGACCCGTTGCGCCTGCCCACCGAGGAGCAGCTCGCGGAGCACTACGGCGTGAGCGTGCTGACGATGCGCCAGGCCCTGAAGGAGCTGGAGGACGAGGGACTGATCACCCGGCACCGGCGGCGCGGCACCTTCATCGAGCCGGACGCCCGCCGGAGCGCCCCGGTGCGGCTGCTCGGCTCGGTGGACGCGATCGTGGCCCAGCAGTCCGGCATGACGGCCGAACTGCTGGAGCACGGCCCGGCCCCGGTGCCGGCCGAGGTCGCCGAGCACTTCCCGGACCTCGACGAGGTGGCGGCGTACCACCGGCTCCGCAGCGACGGGACGACGGGCGAGCCGACCAACCACGCCCGCAACTACGTCCGTCCCGAACTGGC encodes:
- a CDS encoding GntR family transcriptional regulator, which produces MTPFAPDSIVLNRKLPLWYQVSQSLRASILGRRPQDPLRLPTEEQLAEHYGVSVLTMRQALKELEDEGLITRHRRRGTFIEPDARRSAPVRLLGSVDAIVAQQSGMTAELLEHGPAPVPAEVAEHFPDLDEVAAYHRLRSDGTTGEPTNHARNYVRPELAARIDPDDLLRWPMTKVLRDVVGADISRITDTVEARLADPETARLLQVPLLSPILHYTGVTYDAGGRVLDAAVIHYRGDRFSFTVTLEAT